In Streptomyces sp. SLBN-118, the following are encoded in one genomic region:
- a CDS encoding type I polyketide synthase: MLSSEESPEQIPDAVLGLSPFGRPDARLVGAVCRAGGLGILDLGDGDRHAREELAMLARWEPQRFGVRVGERCTLSPDHLDAMGSARPHTVLLGVDSAWQASELSSYYWVLAEVTSRAEALRALADGVDGLVARGSESGGRVGDLSTFVLLQQLTADPAVPLPVWACGGIGPHTAAAAVMGGATGVVLDTQLALLDESALPEHHRSTLAAMDGTETVVVGGRRLLRRHDAAAAREVGEPSAADTGKAQDPEGLPAGEDGFLAAGFARRWRTAAQAVRGIRTAMAQTVTTCGREDAAPHGRESVTSQDQATATAHSREPVPAHGSRAAEHVRDALTPAASAMAQALGTELPVAQGPMTRVSDQPRFAAAVAAEGGLPFLALALADGARTRTLLAETRAELGERPWGVGILGFADERIRAEQLAAVKEFRPSHAVVAGGRPGQAQELEAAGIRTFLHVPSAGLLRQFLDAGARRFVFEGSECGGHVGPLASFPLWEAQLSVIGEYLDRHADADGPGIEVLFAGGIHDARSAAMAAALAAPFADRGVAAGVLMGTAYLFTREAVELGAVQPLFQEQVTQAETTTLLHTAPGHATRCVPSPFTAEFAAQLERLGEAGTPREQIWAELEQLNLGRLRIAAKGLEHHDGVLRQVDGARQRADGMFMAGQVSVLRSSTTTIAALHHEVGVASGEFLRNRAAQLRHRFTTDRPAPGRVPPPIDVAVVGMACMFPQADGLDAYWARILTGADCVTEVDPERWDPAVHHGTGHGRTPSKWGGFLPRIPFDPLAYGIPPASLKSIEPVQLLALEAARRALDDAGYAAHASDDAGPAARAFDRTRASVVFGAEAGSDLAQATTLRTVLPAYVDQVPNVLAGQLPELTEDSFPGMLANVIAGRIANRLDLSGANYTVDAACASSLAAVDVACKELAQGTSDLVLCGGADLHNGINDYLMFASVGALSPTGRCRTFDADADGITLGEGVACVVLKRLADAERDGDRIYAVIKGIGSASDGRSLGLTAPRPEGQRAALERAYAQARVSPAQIGLVEAHGTGTVVGDRTELAVLTAVFTEAGAAAGRCALGSVKSQIGHTKCAAGLAGLIKTALALHTGVLPPTRQLARPNPVWHPESSPFVFHTAARPWAAEPADRLAAVSAFGFGGTNFHVVLGARRHGAPPAHGHAQWPAELFTFRGRDHEAAAREVRRLLDLVERRPHPVRLRDLAATVAHRAESRTAPVRIAVVAPDLESLPGLLRRAVAGEQDPASRIFLADGADSVTAGSASPGKTAFLFPGQGSQHPGMAADLLIAFPEAQWRLQLGAAYAPVLHPPAAFGTDVDERQRADLTDTRHAQPALGIAGLTAFDLLTRAGVRPDMAAGHSYGELVALCAAGALTADDLISLSRLRAEAILAAAGEDPGTMAAVAADAERTLEALRTAELADQVVLANLNAPGQTVVSGPTDAVREAVAVLRSAGLGAKRLPVACAFHSPLVADAVPAFRAHLTEVALQQPEFTVWGNATAAPYPASPDAIRDGLAQQLAVPVRFAEQIEAMYADGARIFVEAGPGSVLTGLVDRILGDRPHLAVPVEPRPDAGLPGFLTCLARLAVAGVPVHTGRLFHGRHTVDLDSAEPGRSPAWTVDGHLVRGASGEPLPGGLHPARRVALETAVSGPHVDRDALITTFLTGARELVAAQRDVLLAHFGAAPATPAPLPYVDATVNPAAEEQPRPHDEAHTIEQPPPVEPAHEDTTAVGDNLLAHVLRIISDRTGYPEDMLEPGLDLEADLSIDSIKRAEIAGELVSRLAGERLADAEIEELTRARTAGAITEWLQQRSAAEPVATPAPLLARSGQVAPPAHHPPAPGDHIPGSGGDQPTDVAGPFAPQPPHGTGPSVTPPTEPAPATAREPADEPWVDEARAAEAPPGTAPRRYVVSAAPVETERVDVDLTGKRFAVLGGGDAAASLAGELVREGGEAVVLEEPGALAAAAAHLDGVFHLGALDDDSEAVLPGGFKAFKAALSGRPAWLIGVCLADRTAGAGLAGFFRSAAREHPGATIRLIRLSERPPAAELARILTSELATRDAEPVIDLTPEGRFAPRSHPAPLGRRSRAGAPWLDRDSVVVLAGGARGITARFALALAAATRCRIELIGRTPLADTPESPVTAAAPGRKALRAALAASGDMTAAEVDRTAGLILAQREVAMTLDELDALGTLARYHTADLRDADAVDRTLKEVMAEYGRIDLVVGAAGVIEDRLIVDKDPDSFRRVYATKADSARHLLDAAAVLAERPLRAILFGSIAAVLGNRGQSDYAAANDALETLGADWAARTGNHALTVHWGPWAPTGAHTGMVTSELGRSYARRGIRLIDPEEGVRALLRELGRTEPEPTAVVLTATGW; this comes from the coding sequence ATGCTGTCTTCTGAGGAAAGCCCGGAGCAGATCCCGGATGCCGTCCTGGGGTTGAGCCCCTTCGGACGGCCCGACGCCCGACTCGTCGGTGCGGTCTGCCGGGCCGGCGGCCTCGGCATACTCGACCTTGGCGACGGCGACCGGCACGCCCGCGAGGAACTGGCCATGCTCGCCCGCTGGGAACCCCAGCGCTTCGGCGTCCGCGTGGGGGAGCGGTGCACTCTGAGCCCCGACCACCTGGACGCCATGGGATCCGCCCGCCCACACACCGTGCTGCTCGGCGTCGACTCCGCCTGGCAGGCCAGTGAACTCAGCAGCTACTACTGGGTCCTCGCGGAGGTCACCAGCCGTGCCGAGGCGCTGCGCGCACTCGCCGACGGCGTGGACGGACTGGTCGCCCGCGGCAGCGAGAGCGGCGGCCGGGTCGGCGACCTCAGCACCTTCGTCCTGCTGCAGCAGCTCACCGCGGACCCCGCCGTCCCGCTGCCCGTGTGGGCCTGCGGCGGCATCGGACCCCACACCGCGGCCGCAGCCGTCATGGGCGGGGCCACCGGAGTCGTCCTGGACACGCAGCTCGCCCTGCTCGACGAGTCCGCCCTGCCCGAGCACCATCGCTCCACGCTCGCCGCCATGGACGGCACCGAGACAGTCGTGGTCGGCGGCAGACGGCTCCTGCGCCGACACGACGCGGCGGCCGCTCGGGAAGTCGGCGAGCCGTCGGCCGCCGACACCGGGAAGGCCCAGGACCCCGAGGGCCTTCCCGCCGGTGAGGACGGCTTCCTGGCGGCGGGGTTCGCCCGCCGCTGGCGCACCGCGGCGCAGGCGGTGCGGGGGATACGTACCGCCATGGCCCAAACGGTGACGACGTGCGGCCGAGAGGACGCCGCCCCGCACGGCCGCGAGTCCGTGACCTCGCAGGACCAGGCGACCGCCACGGCGCACAGCCGTGAGCCCGTCCCCGCGCACGGCTCACGAGCCGCTGAGCACGTCCGTGACGCCCTCACCCCCGCCGCGTCCGCGATGGCACAGGCGCTCGGCACCGAACTCCCCGTCGCCCAGGGCCCGATGACCCGTGTGAGCGACCAGCCCCGGTTCGCCGCGGCCGTCGCCGCCGAGGGAGGGCTGCCGTTCCTCGCGCTCGCTCTCGCCGACGGCGCACGCACCCGCACCCTGCTGGCCGAGACCCGTGCCGAGCTGGGCGAGCGGCCCTGGGGTGTGGGCATACTCGGGTTCGCGGACGAGCGGATCCGCGCCGAACAGCTCGCTGCCGTAAAGGAGTTCCGACCCAGCCACGCCGTCGTCGCCGGAGGCAGGCCGGGACAGGCGCAGGAGCTCGAGGCGGCCGGGATCCGTACCTTCCTGCATGTGCCGTCGGCCGGACTCCTTCGCCAGTTCCTGGACGCGGGTGCCCGGCGCTTCGTCTTCGAGGGCTCCGAGTGCGGCGGCCATGTCGGGCCCCTCGCCTCCTTCCCGCTGTGGGAGGCGCAGCTCAGCGTGATCGGGGAGTACCTCGATCGGCACGCCGATGCCGACGGACCCGGGATCGAGGTGCTGTTCGCGGGCGGCATCCACGACGCGCGGTCCGCCGCGATGGCCGCCGCGCTCGCCGCACCTTTCGCGGACCGGGGCGTCGCGGCCGGCGTCCTCATGGGCACCGCCTACCTGTTCACCCGCGAGGCCGTCGAACTCGGCGCCGTCCAACCGCTGTTCCAGGAGCAGGTCACCCAGGCCGAGACGACCACGCTGCTGCACACCGCACCCGGCCACGCCACCCGCTGCGTACCGAGCCCCTTCACCGCCGAATTCGCCGCGCAACTGGAACGGCTGGGGGAGGCGGGTACGCCTCGGGAGCAGATCTGGGCGGAACTCGAACAGCTCAACCTGGGGCGGCTGCGGATCGCCGCCAAGGGCCTGGAGCACCACGACGGCGTGCTGCGGCAGGTGGACGGCGCACGGCAGCGGGCCGACGGGATGTTCATGGCGGGACAGGTGTCCGTACTGCGCAGCAGTACGACCACCATCGCGGCGCTGCACCACGAAGTCGGGGTGGCGAGCGGAGAGTTCCTGCGCAACCGCGCCGCACAGCTCCGTCACCGGTTTACGACCGACCGGCCGGCCCCGGGCCGGGTGCCCCCGCCGATCGACGTCGCGGTCGTCGGCATGGCCTGCATGTTCCCGCAGGCCGACGGGCTCGACGCCTACTGGGCGCGAATCCTCACCGGAGCCGACTGTGTGACCGAGGTGGACCCCGAGCGCTGGGACCCGGCCGTCCATCACGGCACCGGACACGGCCGGACGCCCTCCAAGTGGGGCGGGTTCCTGCCCCGCATCCCCTTCGACCCGCTCGCCTACGGCATCCCGCCCGCTTCCCTCAAATCAATCGAACCCGTGCAGCTCCTCGCGCTCGAAGCCGCCCGCCGCGCCCTCGACGACGCCGGGTACGCGGCGCACGCCTCCGATGACGCCGGACCCGCGGCACGGGCTTTCGACCGCACCCGGGCATCCGTGGTGTTCGGCGCCGAGGCGGGGAGCGACCTCGCCCAGGCCACCACCTTGCGCACGGTCCTGCCTGCCTACGTGGACCAGGTGCCCAATGTGCTCGCGGGCCAGCTTCCGGAACTCACTGAGGACTCCTTTCCCGGCATGCTCGCCAACGTCATCGCCGGGCGCATCGCCAACCGCCTGGACCTGAGCGGCGCCAACTACACGGTGGACGCGGCCTGCGCCTCGTCCCTCGCGGCCGTCGACGTGGCGTGCAAGGAACTCGCCCAGGGCACCAGCGACCTCGTCCTGTGCGGAGGTGCGGATCTGCACAACGGCATCAACGACTACCTGATGTTCGCCTCCGTCGGCGCCCTCTCGCCGACCGGCCGATGCCGCACCTTCGACGCCGACGCGGACGGCATCACTCTCGGCGAGGGTGTGGCCTGTGTGGTGCTGAAGAGGCTCGCCGACGCCGAGCGGGACGGCGACCGTATCTACGCCGTGATCAAAGGGATCGGCTCCGCCAGCGACGGCCGCTCCCTCGGCCTCACCGCGCCGCGCCCCGAAGGCCAGCGCGCCGCCCTGGAGCGTGCCTACGCCCAGGCCCGCGTCTCGCCCGCGCAGATCGGTCTGGTCGAGGCGCACGGCACCGGCACGGTCGTCGGCGACCGCACCGAACTCGCCGTACTCACCGCGGTGTTCACGGAGGCGGGAGCCGCTGCCGGCCGCTGTGCGCTCGGCTCGGTCAAGTCCCAGATCGGGCACACCAAATGCGCCGCCGGACTCGCCGGCCTGATCAAGACCGCGCTCGCCCTGCACACCGGCGTCCTGCCGCCCACCCGTCAACTCGCCCGGCCCAACCCCGTCTGGCACCCCGAGTCGAGCCCCTTCGTCTTCCACACCGCCGCCCGCCCGTGGGCCGCCGAGCCCGCGGACCGCCTGGCAGCGGTCAGCGCCTTCGGGTTCGGCGGCACCAACTTCCACGTCGTGCTCGGCGCTCGCCGGCACGGCGCGCCGCCGGCGCACGGTCATGCGCAGTGGCCCGCCGAACTCTTCACCTTCCGCGGCCGCGACCACGAGGCGGCCGCCCGCGAGGTACGGCGCCTCCTCGACCTGGTCGAGCGCCGCCCCCACCCCGTGCGCCTGCGCGACCTGGCCGCCACCGTCGCCCACCGCGCCGAGAGCCGTACCGCGCCGGTACGCATCGCCGTCGTCGCCCCGGACCTCGAGAGCCTGCCCGGGCTGCTGCGCAGGGCGGTGGCGGGGGAGCAGGATCCCGCGTCGAGGATCTTCCTGGCTGACGGCGCCGACTCTGTGACGGCGGGCTCCGCATCGCCCGGGAAGACCGCCTTCCTCTTCCCCGGCCAGGGCAGCCAGCACCCCGGCATGGCCGCGGACCTGCTCATCGCCTTCCCCGAGGCGCAGTGGCGGCTGCAGCTCGGAGCGGCGTACGCGCCCGTGCTCCACCCGCCGGCGGCCTTCGGGACCGACGTGGACGAGCGGCAGCGGGCCGACCTCACCGACACCCGCCATGCCCAGCCGGCCCTGGGCATTGCCGGGCTCACCGCCTTCGACCTGCTGACCCGCGCCGGCGTGCGGCCGGACATGGCCGCCGGGCACTCCTACGGCGAACTCGTCGCCCTGTGTGCGGCGGGCGCCCTCACTGCGGACGACCTGATCTCCCTGAGCCGGCTGCGCGCCGAGGCCATCCTCGCCGCGGCGGGCGAAGACCCGGGGACGATGGCGGCGGTCGCGGCCGACGCGGAGCGGACTCTCGAGGCACTCCGCACCGCAGAGCTCGCCGACCAGGTGGTCCTGGCCAACCTCAACGCGCCCGGCCAGACCGTCGTCTCCGGCCCGACCGACGCGGTACGCGAGGCCGTGGCCGTACTGCGCTCGGCGGGCCTGGGCGCGAAGCGGCTGCCGGTCGCCTGCGCCTTCCACAGCCCGCTCGTCGCGGACGCGGTGCCCGCCTTCCGTGCACATCTCACCGAAGTCGCCCTACAGCAACCGGAGTTCACGGTGTGGGGCAACGCGACCGCCGCACCTTACCCGGCGTCCCCGGACGCGATCCGGGACGGGCTCGCGCAGCAGCTCGCGGTGCCGGTCCGGTTCGCCGAGCAGATCGAGGCCATGTACGCGGACGGGGCGCGGATCTTCGTCGAGGCCGGGCCGGGGTCGGTGCTGACCGGTCTGGTCGACCGCATCCTCGGTGACCGGCCGCACCTCGCCGTGCCCGTCGAGCCACGGCCCGACGCCGGGCTCCCCGGCTTCCTCACCTGCCTGGCGCGGCTCGCGGTCGCCGGAGTGCCGGTGCACACAGGCCGGCTGTTCCACGGCCGGCACACCGTCGACCTCGACTCGGCCGAGCCCGGCAGGTCGCCCGCCTGGACGGTCGACGGCCACCTCGTCCGGGGCGCCTCGGGCGAGCCGCTGCCCGGTGGGCTGCACCCGGCCCGACGCGTTGCCTTGGAGACTGCCGTGAGTGGACCGCATGTCGACCGGGACGCGCTGATCACGACGTTCCTCACCGGCGCGCGCGAGCTGGTCGCGGCCCAACGGGACGTACTGCTCGCCCATTTCGGCGCCGCCCCGGCCACGCCCGCTCCGCTGCCGTACGTGGACGCCACCGTGAACCCGGCGGCGGAAGAGCAGCCGCGTCCGCACGACGAAGCCCACACGATCGAACAGCCGCCACCGGTCGAACCGGCCCACGAGGACACGACCGCGGTCGGCGACAACCTGCTCGCCCACGTCCTGCGGATCATCAGCGATCGCACCGGCTACCCCGAGGACATGCTCGAACCCGGCCTCGATCTGGAGGCCGACCTGAGCATCGACTCCATCAAGCGCGCGGAGATCGCCGGGGAGCTTGTGTCCCGCCTGGCAGGAGAGCGCCTCGCCGACGCGGAGATCGAAGAGCTGACGCGGGCACGGACGGCGGGGGCAATCACCGAATGGCTGCAGCAGCGGTCGGCGGCGGAGCCCGTCGCGACCCCTGCGCCGCTCCTCGCCCGGAGTGGTCAGGTGGCCCCGCCCGCACACCACCCGCCGGCACCCGGTGATCACATCCCGGGCTCCGGTGGGGACCAACCGACGGACGTTGCCGGGCCGTTCGCGCCCCAGCCTCCCCACGGCACCGGCCCGTCCGTCACCCCTCCGACCGAGCCTGCGCCGGCGACCGCGCGAGAGCCGGCGGACGAACCATGGGTGGACGAGGCGCGGGCAGCGGAAGCACCGCCCGGGACGGCGCCTCGGCGGTACGTCGTCTCAGCCGCGCCCGTCGAGACGGAGCGGGTGGACGTGGACCTGACCGGGAAGCGGTTCGCCGTGCTCGGCGGCGGTGACGCGGCCGCGTCCCTCGCCGGCGAACTGGTCCGCGAGGGCGGCGAAGCCGTCGTACTGGAAGAGCCCGGTGCCTTGGCCGCGGCGGCGGCCCACCTGGACGGCGTGTTCCACCTCGGCGCGCTGGACGACGACTCCGAGGCCGTGCTCCCCGGCGGCTTCAAGGCGTTCAAGGCAGCCCTATCCGGACGTCCCGCCTGGCTGATCGGTGTCTGCCTCGCAGACCGCACAGCCGGCGCCGGGCTGGCCGGGTTCTTCCGCAGCGCCGCCCGCGAACACCCGGGCGCCACCATCCGCCTGATACGTCTTTCCGAGCGCCCTCCCGCGGCAGAGCTCGCCCGGATCCTCACCTCCGAACTTGCCACCAGGGACGCCGAGCCCGTCATCGACCTCACCCCGGAAGGCCGCTTCGCCCCGCGTTCCCACCCCGCCCCCCTGGGCAGGCGATCCCGCGCCGGCGCGCCCTGGCTGGACCGGGATTCGGTCGTCGTCCTCGCGGGCGGTGCCAGGGGCATCACCGCCCGATTCGCCCTCGCCCTGGCCGCCGCCACCCGCTGCCGCATCGAACTGATCGGCCGCACCCCGCTCGCCGACACACCCGAGTCCCCGGTCACAGCCGCGGCCCCCGGCCGCAAGGCGCTGCGCGCCGCGCTCGCCGCATCCGGCGACATGACTGCGGCCGAGGTCGACCGGACCGCCGGACTGATCCTCGCCCAGCGCGAAGTGGCCATGACCCTCGACGAGCTGGACGCGCTCGGCACCCTGGCCCGCTACCACACCGCGGACCTGCGCGACGCCGACGCCGTCGACCGCACCCTGAAGGAGGTCATGGCCGAGTACGGCCGCATCGACCTCGTGGTCGGCGCCGCGGGCGTCATCGAGGACCGGCTCATCGTCGACAAGGACCCGGACTCGTTCCGCCGCGTCTACGCCACCAAGGCCGACAGCGCCCGCCACCTCCTCGACGCCGCCGCCGTGCTCGCCGAACGCCCCCTGCGGGCCATCCTGTTCGGCAGTATCGCCGCCGTCCTGGGCAATCGCGGCCAGAGCGACTACGCAGCCGCCAACGACGCCCTGGAAACCCTCGGAGCCGACTGGGCGGCACGCACCGGCAACCACGCGCTCACCGTGCACTGGGGTCCCTGGGCGCCCACCGGCGCCCACACGGGCATGGTCACGTCCGAACTCGGCCGCAGCTACGCGCGGCGTGGCATCCGTCTCATCGACCCCGAGGAGGGCGTACGTGCCCTGCTGCGCGAACTGGGCCGCACAGAGCCGGAGCCGACTGCCGTCGTCCTCACCGCAACAGGGTGGTGA
- a CDS encoding DUF6801 domain-containing protein: MTTGLVAGLVALGSGTASAASADQATLSQQYTCKFPIINNDPISVTINADMPTSMNVGETVPEYAVVADTLVGARAAQGLGVMGAVTLEGKATADVVVTLPGGDGTLPIKVVNTVEKTPIPNPAAAFNVKATGKSPGGLLTWDKPGTAKFDVVSLKLHNMIARDANGTPVQLPPYGDEFEATCTLDAGQPTLLQTMEILGGTDPDPDPVPASGKQNLNTKVTPKQSSGQLTMTQAGDTVALSPVEEGAGGSSTGSLQQVTVTDARNGATGWSLTGKVTDFTGSAGTIGADKLGWTPSCDTAAGSASTCVPGTQGPVGTTGATLASAPDAAQTGGTFMVGAGLALDVPATATAGDYTAVLTLTLT; encoded by the coding sequence GTGACAACCGGACTGGTCGCCGGTCTGGTGGCCCTGGGCAGCGGCACCGCGTCCGCCGCCTCGGCCGATCAGGCCACTCTGAGCCAGCAGTACACCTGCAAGTTCCCGATCATCAACAACGACCCGATCTCCGTCACAATCAACGCGGACATGCCCACAAGCATGAACGTGGGCGAGACGGTTCCCGAGTACGCCGTCGTGGCGGACACCCTGGTCGGCGCGCGCGCTGCCCAGGGGCTCGGGGTGATGGGCGCGGTCACCCTGGAAGGCAAGGCGACCGCCGATGTCGTCGTGACACTGCCGGGCGGTGACGGGACGCTGCCGATCAAGGTGGTGAACACGGTCGAGAAGACCCCGATCCCCAACCCGGCCGCCGCGTTCAACGTCAAGGCCACCGGCAAGTCCCCAGGCGGCCTGCTGACCTGGGACAAGCCCGGTACGGCCAAGTTCGACGTGGTGAGCCTCAAGCTGCACAACATGATCGCCCGGGACGCCAACGGCACGCCTGTGCAACTGCCGCCCTACGGTGACGAGTTCGAGGCCACCTGTACGCTCGACGCGGGCCAGCCGACCCTGCTCCAGACCATGGAGATACTCGGTGGCACGGACCCCGACCCCGACCCCGTTCCCGCCAGCGGCAAGCAGAACCTCAACACCAAGGTCACGCCCAAGCAGAGCAGCGGGCAGCTCACCATGACCCAGGCGGGCGACACCGTCGCCCTGTCCCCGGTCGAGGAGGGCGCGGGCGGCAGCTCGACGGGCAGCCTGCAGCAGGTGACGGTCACCGACGCGCGCAACGGCGCGACGGGCTGGTCGCTCACCGGCAAGGTCACCGACTTCACCGGCAGTGCCGGCACCATCGGTGCGGACAAGCTCGGCTGGACCCCGTCCTGCGACACGGCGGCGGGCTCGGCGAGCACCTGTGTGCCCGGCACCCAGGGCCCCGTGGGCACCACCGGCGCCACCCTCGCCAGTGCCCCGGACGCGGCGCAGACCGGCGGCACGTTCATGGTCGGCGCGGGCCTGGCACTGGACGTGCCCGCAACGGCGACCGCCGGTGACTACACGGCCGTGCTCACCCTGACCCTGACCTGA
- a CDS encoding WxL protein peptidoglycan domain-containing protein, translated as MHHHRSARPASAALAVLFLALGLLIVAEPTTAYAADNGRWSVFPAVRKGESDAPGADRAHFRMTAKPGSTLRDRVTVSNLAKEPVTFLVYAADAYNTPRDGGFAVREPTERQRSVGAWTRLQRSEVTIAAGGRATIPFTLTVPGSASPGDHPGAIIALDKRVARAQGTGVGIRQAVGARVYLQVSGERAPALRVEDVRFDYDVPLLPGLGKDATISYTLVNRGNVLLEPRVDLEAKGLFGRTSFTDVGHELPAELLPGQRVRVTQHWAAPPPLDWGSIELIASDKGGELVESGTARYRTVNWTVLSLLALVLVALLASLVVRRRKAKDRPTAVSRTPRA; from the coding sequence ATGCACCACCACAGATCCGCCAGGCCCGCCTCGGCCGCACTCGCCGTTCTGTTTCTCGCGCTCGGCCTGCTGATCGTCGCCGAGCCAACCACCGCGTACGCCGCCGACAACGGGCGCTGGTCCGTCTTCCCCGCCGTCCGCAAGGGCGAGAGCGATGCCCCCGGTGCCGACCGGGCCCACTTCAGGATGACGGCGAAGCCCGGCAGCACCCTGCGGGACAGGGTCACTGTCTCGAATCTCGCCAAGGAGCCGGTGACCTTCCTGGTATACGCCGCCGACGCCTACAACACCCCGCGCGACGGTGGCTTCGCGGTGCGCGAGCCGACCGAGCGGCAGCGCTCCGTCGGCGCCTGGACGCGCCTGCAACGGAGTGAGGTGACCATCGCGGCCGGCGGCCGCGCCACCATTCCCTTCACCCTCACCGTTCCCGGGAGCGCCTCGCCCGGCGACCATCCCGGCGCGATCATCGCTCTGGACAAGCGCGTCGCCCGCGCCCAGGGCACTGGGGTGGGCATCCGCCAAGCGGTCGGCGCCCGCGTCTATCTGCAGGTGAGCGGTGAGCGGGCACCGGCCCTGCGGGTGGAGGACGTCCGCTTCGACTACGACGTGCCGCTTCTGCCCGGTCTCGGCAAGGACGCCACGATCAGCTACACGCTCGTGAACCGCGGAAACGTACTCCTCGAGCCGCGCGTCGACCTCGAGGCGAAGGGCCTTTTCGGCCGCACCTCCTTCACCGATGTCGGCCACGAGCTGCCCGCCGAGCTGCTGCCCGGGCAGCGGGTGCGAGTCACCCAGCACTGGGCTGCCCCTCCCCCACTGGACTGGGGCAGCATTGAACTGATCGCCAGCGACAAGGGCGGTGAGCTGGTGGAGAGCGGGACCGCGCGCTACCGGACAGTGAACTGGACGGTGCTCTCGCTGCTCGCCCTGGTGCTGGTCGCACTCCTCGCGTCCTTGGTGGTACGCCGCCGCAAGGCGAAGGACCGCCCGACGGCGGTCAGTCGAACCCCGCGGGCCTGA
- a CDS encoding DUF6801 domain-containing protein, translated as MGAYSRTVGARAALSAAVAAGLVTGLVTLGGGSASADPVKLSQKYTCKFPIINNDPIEVVITADMPSTMQVGESVPEYDIKAVTAVSQRAAQGLGVLGAVTLEGKATADVNVTLPGGDGSLPFKVANTVAKADIPNPAAPFQVTATGKSPGGLLTWAKEGTAEFDVTGMKLHNMIARDAAGDPVQLPPNGDEFAADCTLDAGQSTLLHTMTVEDGGTDPTPTDPPTDPTDPPTDPTDPPTDPGDEPVSLGFDIRGTSFIKAANGNTPLAGGIDTRYDLSKGTFDADLKLNPTKGNFTIMGFLPATADVAFEQTAKTHGSLSPDGVLKSHSQMNVKLTSVKAFGLPIGGGANCRTVEPAKIDLTSEGRFQPYQGGKLKGTYTLSGLKDCGGFNDMISALIAGPGNTIDMDLTYRK; from the coding sequence ATGGGAGCCTATTCCAGAACCGTCGGGGCGCGTGCCGCCCTGAGCGCGGCCGTGGCCGCGGGCTTGGTCACCGGCCTCGTCACACTCGGCGGCGGTTCCGCCTCCGCCGACCCGGTGAAGCTGTCACAGAAGTACACCTGCAAGTTCCCGATCATCAACAACGATCCAATCGAAGTGGTGATCACCGCCGACATGCCGAGCACCATGCAGGTCGGCGAGAGTGTGCCCGAGTACGACATCAAGGCCGTCACCGCCGTCAGCCAGCGCGCCGCCCAGGGTCTCGGTGTCCTCGGCGCCGTGACCTTGGAGGGCAAGGCCACCGCCGATGTGAACGTCACCCTGCCGGGCGGCGACGGCAGCCTGCCGTTCAAGGTCGCCAACACCGTGGCGAAGGCCGACATCCCCAACCCCGCGGCGCCGTTCCAGGTGACGGCCACCGGCAAGTCCCCGGGCGGGCTGCTGACATGGGCGAAGGAGGGCACCGCCGAGTTCGACGTCACGGGCATGAAGCTGCACAACATGATCGCCCGGGACGCGGCCGGCGACCCGGTTCAACTGCCGCCCAACGGGGACGAGTTCGCGGCGGACTGCACTCTGGACGCCGGCCAGTCCACCCTGCTGCACACGATGACCGTCGAGGACGGCGGTACCGACCCGACCCCGACGGACCCACCCACCGACCCCACGGACCCCCCGACGGACCCCACGGACCCGCCGACCGACCCGGGCGATGAGCCGGTGTCGCTGGGCTTCGACATCAGGGGCACCTCGTTCATCAAGGCCGCCAATGGCAACACGCCCCTGGCCGGCGGCATCGATACCCGCTACGACCTGTCGAAGGGCACCTTCGACGCCGACCTGAAGCTCAACCCGACCAAGGGCAACTTCACCATCATGGGCTTCCTGCCCGCCACCGCCGACGTCGCCTTCGAGCAGACGGCCAAGACGCACGGCTCCCTGAGCCCCGACGGCGTCCTCAAGTCGCATTCGCAGATGAACGTCAAACTCACCAGCGTCAAGGCCTTCGGCTTGCCGATCGGCGGCGGCGCGAACTGCAGGACCGTCGAACCCGCCAAGATCGACCTGACCAGTGAGGGCCGCTTCCAGCCGTACCAGGGCGGCAAGCTCAAGGGCACCTACACGCTGTCCGGCCTCAAGGACTGCGGTGGCTTCAACGACATGATCAGCGCGCTCATCGCAGGACCCGGCAACACCATCGACATGGACCTCACCTACCGCAAGTAG